TACGATTCGGTCGCTTGTGCGAAGTGTCCTTGCGCTCGACGATGCAAGCGATGCCGGCACGAGCGATGCCGCTGAAGATGCCGGCGCGGCCGCAATCGCGCATGCCACTGCGCACGGCTTGATCGATGCCGGCGAGGCGCTCTTTCTAAGCGACCTGGCCGGTGTGCCGCAGACGGCCAGCGAACGGGCGGTCTATGAGGCGATGGACAATGCAATGCGTGTCTCGGGCCGCGCGAACGTTTTGACGGGGCTCGTGCAACGAGCGAGCCGTATGCAGGCCCTTGTGCTGACCGTCGAGGACATTCACTGGTCAGACGGATCGACACTCAGTGACCTTGCCCAAGTCGCCGCGACGGCGGCTCAGTGTCCGGCTGTTCTGCTGTTGACGACACGTGTCCAGGGCGACCCGCTCGATGAGATATGGCGCGCGGCGGCCGCTGCGCCGTATGCGCGTTTCGATGTCGGTCCGTTGAACGTCGGCGACGCGCGTCTGATGGCCGAATCGTTTCCTGGTGCGACGGCGGACCTTGCCGAACGCTGCATCGAACGCGCGTCGGGCAACCCGCTTTTCCTCGAACAGTTGCTCAGAAATGCGGAGGAGACGGCAGGAACGGGCGTGCCCGGATCGGTGCAAAGTCTCGTACAGGCGCGGCTGGACCGGCTCGATCCGGCAGACAAAACGGTGTTGCAGGCGGCCTCGGTACTGGGGCAGCGTTTTGAAAAAGACGCGGTCGTTCACCTGCTCGATGGCGCCGACGCGAAGTTGGAGAGCCTCGTAGAAAGCCTTTTGCTGCGGCATCAAGGCAGTGGATTTCTGTTTCACCACGCGCTGATTCGCGATGCGATCTATGACGGACTGCTCAACAGCCGGCGCCGCGAGTTGCATCGCCGCGCGGCACACTGGTATAGCGAGCGCGACCTCGTGCTGCGCGCCGAACATCTGGATCGCGCGGCGGACGCCGATGCGGTCCGCGCCTATTGCGACGCGGCACGTTCGCTGGCGGCCGGATACCGCTATGAATTCGCGCTTCGTCTCGTCGATCGAGGGCTGCAACTCGCGGCGCCCGCCGACGCCGAGCGCGTCGCGCTCGAGTGCCTGCGTGGCAACATCCTGTATGACATGGGCGACATGACACAGGCGCTCGGCGCTTTCGAAACGGCGCTCGACTCCGCGACCACGGACACCGAGCGATGCCACGCATGGATCGGGTGCGCCACGGTGAAGCGCGTGATCGACCATCTCGATAGCGCATGGACCGATCTGGACCATGCGCAGGCCGCAGCCACCGCTGCAGGCCTGCTGCGCGAAGAGGCCCGCATCCATTTCCTGCGCGGCAATCTGTGTTTCCCGCGCGCCGATAGCGACGGATGCCTGCGCGAACACCAGCGCGCCCTTGCACTCGCGCGCGAGACGCACGACCACGAACAGGAGGCGGCCGCGCTGGGCGGCGTCGGCGATGCCGAGTACATGCGCGGCCACATGATGAGCGCCTACGATGCTTTCTGCCGCTGCATCCGGTTGTGTCAGCGGCATGGCTTCGGACGCATCGAGGTCGCCAATCGGCCGATGCGCGCGATCACTGCATGGCTGGTCGGCAAGGTCAGAGCGGGACTCGACGACGCGCTCGCGAGCGTTGCCGCCGCGGAAAAGGTCGGCCATCGCCGCGCGCTTGCCATCGCGCATCACTCCGCCTACAACTGCCTGCACGATCTTGCCGAATGGGATCGCGCTATGGAGCATGTCGGCCCGGCGTTGCAGTGTGCACTCGAGCTTGGAGCAAGGCGCTTCGAAGGCGAAGCGCTGCTGTTTCGCGCGGAGTTGCACCGCGCGGCGGGGCGCCGCCGCGAGGCGCTCGACGACATTGAAAAAGCGCTGGCGATCAGCCGGGAGACCGGTATGGCTTATCTTGGCGCGTCATGCCTCGGCATCCTGGCGAACACCACAGACAACGTCGCCGTCTTCGAAGCAGCGCTCGCCGAAGGGGAAGCGGTGCTTGCCGCCGGAGCGGTGAGCCATAACTACTATCTGTTTCGACGCGATGCGATCGACGCATGCATCGATCGGGGGTTGTGGGATGCGGCCGAGGCCCATGCCGTGGCGCTCGACGAATACGCTTGCCGCGAGCTTTCGCCCTTCGCGGTCTTTGTGGCGGCGCGGGCACGCGCGCTTATCGCATATGGAAAGGGTGTCCGGGATGCGGCACTGCTGGCCGAACTGGAAAAGCTCAGGGAAGAGGGCAATAACCTCGGGTTCGTCTACGCGCTTCCGACCATCGATGCGGCAATTGCAGGCGAGACCATCAAAACCGGATGAAATCGGCGCCGCTGGAAATCGCACCGATCAGTACGCGGCCCGCAACGCCTCATTCGCAACGGCCAGCCGCGCAGCAATCGACTTGATCAAAAAACGGTGAAATTGCTGGGCAGCGACGGGGTCTTCGCGCTCGAGCGCAAGCAATGTCGGCAGTGCAAGCCGTCGAACGCGCGTCGGCGCCTCGGCGATGACATCGGCACTGCGGGGCGTCTGCATGTAGACGGCCATTTCGCCGACTACGGTTCCGGGGCCGAATGAACGCAAGCGCACAAGCCGGCCGTCCGGCAATGGCAACGAAACCGCCACGCGCCCGCGTTCGACGATATAGAGCGCGTCTCCCGGTTCGCCACGCAGAAACAACGGTTGGCCTGCATCGAGATCGCGCACTTCGAGACAGGCCGACAGCTTTTCCAGTGCAGGCGCCGTGAAATGCGCCTTGAGCGTCACGTAGAAATCCTGATCGTCTGCATCGTGCGTACTCGCACCCGATTCGAGCAATTGGTCTTCGATCCATTCGAGCCCCGCATCGAGCGTCGCGAATTCGTGAATTCGCAGATTGAGCGTGCCTGACCGTGTGAGCAGGCTGCGCGAGCGCGCCGGTAGTGAAGTCAGCACGAGGTCCGCACCCGACGACGCGCATAGCTGCCTCAACTTCACGAATGCAATCGATACCGACGCATCCATGCCATTGGTCGCCGCGAAATCGAGCACGACATAGCGAACCGGGAGCGCGCCGTGCGTATCGAGCCGCTCGCGCACGCGCTGCAGAAGCGAATTCGCGGTGCCGAAGAACAGAAAGCCTTGCAGACACATACCGCACAGCTGTGCGCCGCGTTCGCGCAGCCGTGTCGTGGCCTCGATGCTGCGTTCGACGGTCGAGGTCCGCGTGGCCGCATCGAACTCCGAGCGCACGCAACTGACGCGTCCGTACAGCAGCGCGAACATCACGCATGCCGCGACGATGCCGGCTACCACGCCGGCAATCACGCCATAAAAGGCGATAACGGCGAGGATGCCGGGCACGAGCGCGTACTCGTACCAGTTAAGCCGTGCGTACGCGCCCACGAGCCAGTGCAGCAGCAGACGCAAGCCCATGAAAAGTTGCAACCCGACCAGCACGGGCACAGGAAAAAGCGCCACGAGATCGGGCAAAGCAGCCAGCGCCACCAGACACGCGACGGCGGCGAACACGGCCGCCAAACGGCTCGTCGCGCCGGCGCGCGAGTTGAGCATCGAGCGGTTGTACGACTGGTAGCCGACCATGCCGCCCAACAGGCCACTCGCAATATTGGCCAGCCCCGCGGCCCGCATTTCGCGATTGAGGTCGACGTTTTCGCCGGTCGCCGCGCCGATCGCTGTCGAGTTCATCAGGATCGTGATCGCCGATGCGGACGTGACGACCAGTGTTTCGGGGAGATGCGCGGTGATCGCGGGCCAGTCGATTGCACCGCGCGCAAATGATGAGGGCAGTTCGAAGTGAGGAATCAGATGCAGCCTGACACGCGGCATCAGCAGGCCCATGTTGCGCGCATCGTCGATCGACAGGCCGGCGAGCGCGAGCAACACGTAAAACAGCGCGATGCCGCACACGAGCACCAGCGGCAGCGCGGCGATGTGCTGGCGGCCTGGTGTTGGGACTGTCATCAGAACGGTCGTCAGCGCGCCGACGAAAAGCGCGGGCACCCACGCGAGCCAGGACAGATGCGTAAGCAATGCGAGATTCTGCCAGTGCGGCGTTTCGCCGGTCAGCACACGAAAAGCGCCCGCCAGCAGCAGAAAGCCCGTGCCCGCCAGAAATCCTCCGACGACGGGATAGGGCAGGAACTGCAGCGAGCGGCTTCGTTTTGACGAGCCGATCGCGTACAGCACGATGCCCGTCAACACGGAGCACAACGCAATCGCGATCAGTACGGTGAGCAGGGCGGTTTGCGGCGATCCGCCGTCGGCGCGCACGCTGCTCGCCACGCCCGCGGCGACACCCGCGAGAAACGCGGTGGCGTTGCTGTCCGGTCCGGCGATGTTCAGGCGCATCGAACTGGTCAGTGCAATGACCAGCGCGGTGACGATGCAGCTGACGAGTGCGGTGGGAACGCCGAGTTGGGCATAGTGCGCCAGGTCGGCGCTGAAGATCAGCGTGCCGAGACTCATCGCGTAGCACAGCATGACGAGCGCGGACACGCCGCCCGCGGTCAGGTCGCCGAGCAAGCCTGCGACCCGCAGGCTTTTGACCCATTCGGAGCGAGAACCTGTGGCACCGGGCTTCACTGCGTTCTCCCATCATGCGCGGAACCTGACGCATATCGACGGTTTCTACCGTGTCCAGTATTTACCGTGTCTCGCGCGCCTGTCAAACGGCGTACGCCGGTTACTGCTGTAAGCGCACGGCGAGGTACGCGCGCAATTGAACTCAGTCTCTTTTCGCCTGCCGTATCAACCTGAATGCCGGCACGGCCTGACGATAATCCATACGCAGGTCAATTCTGTTATTCCTTGCAATCAATGCATCGGAAAATAATGAAGAAAATTCACGATAAACATAATTCGGGAGCCTAAGTACATTCAGTTTTGGGGCATGCTTTTTTGACAAAAAAGGGCGTCCGCATAGCGCCGATATAAACCCGAAAGTTAAATTACACGCCTCTGTCGTACAGCTGGCCGATTCACTCGAGTTGGCTTTCGACTGTCAATCAAATGAGAGGAGAGAAATGAAACGGGGTTTGTATTTTATTGCCTGTTCAGGCGTGTTCGCCGCGCAGCTCGCGCATGCACAAAGCTCAGTGACGCTGTATGGCCTGCTCGATGCAGGGCTTCAATACACGAATAACGCCAATGGCGGATCGCTCTTCAGACAGAGCACCGGCAATATCAACGGCGACCGCTTCGGCATGCGCGGCAACGAAGATCTCGGCGGCGGCCTCGGTGCGATTTTCGTACTTGAAGGCGGATTCAACATCAACAACGGAAAATCGGCGCAGGACGGGCGATTGTTCGGCCGCCAGGCGTACGTCGGTCTGCACAGCGAGGCATACGGTCTGGTTTCGCTTGGCCGTCAGTACGACGCGCTGACCGACACGCTGATTCCACTT
The genomic region above belongs to Paraburkholderia edwinii and contains:
- a CDS encoding adenylate/guanylate cyclase domain-containing protein produces the protein MDVAAWLHSLGMEQYERAFRENAIDEHVLHSLTADDLKELGIASIGHRRKLLDALSELRTRTQASRQATTPIRSAHATATLSDTKAERRQVAVLFADLCGFTEMSREVDAEDVLAMLDRYFEQTDRIVEQHGGHIDKHVGDCVMAVFGAPLSHGNDVERALRAALAIRDAMPRLSRTLSRPLSVHVGIAGGQVVASGAGSDAHREYTVTGETVNLASRLTDAAGQGEILISEAVWRAVADRVDCAERGAIVVKGFAQALPAWCLAGFRHTGLGRPFIGRRDELLQFRAVLESCRETGRGQVVQVRGEAGIGKTRIVEEFQREASELGFACHGAVVLDFGASTGRNTIRSLVRSVLALDDASDAGTSDAAEDAGAAAIAHATAHGLIDAGEALFLSDLAGVPQTASERAVYEAMDNAMRVSGRANVLTGLVQRASRMQALVLTVEDIHWSDGSTLSDLAQVAATAAQCPAVLLLTTRVQGDPLDEIWRAAAAAPYARFDVGPLNVGDARLMAESFPGATADLAERCIERASGNPLFLEQLLRNAEETAGTGVPGSVQSLVQARLDRLDPADKTVLQAASVLGQRFEKDAVVHLLDGADAKLESLVESLLLRHQGSGFLFHHALIRDAIYDGLLNSRRRELHRRAAHWYSERDLVLRAEHLDRAADADAVRAYCDAARSLAAGYRYEFALRLVDRGLQLAAPADAERVALECLRGNILYDMGDMTQALGAFETALDSATTDTERCHAWIGCATVKRVIDHLDSAWTDLDHAQAAATAAGLLREEARIHFLRGNLCFPRADSDGCLREHQRALALARETHDHEQEAAALGGVGDAEYMRGHMMSAYDAFCRCIRLCQRHGFGRIEVANRPMRAITAWLVGKVRAGLDDALASVAAAEKVGHRRALAIAHHSAYNCLHDLAEWDRAMEHVGPALQCALELGARRFEGEALLFRAELHRAAGRRREALDDIEKALAISRETGMAYLGASCLGILANTTDNVAVFEAALAEGEAVLAAGAVSHNYYLFRRDAIDACIDRGLWDAAEAHAVALDEYACRELSPFAVFVAARARALIAYGKGVRDAALLAELEKLREEGNNLGFVYALPTIDAAIAGETIKTG
- a CDS encoding SulP family inorganic anion transporter — protein: MKPGATGSRSEWVKSLRVAGLLGDLTAGGVSALVMLCYAMSLGTLIFSADLAHYAQLGVPTALVSCIVTALVIALTSSMRLNIAGPDSNATAFLAGVAAGVASSVRADGGSPQTALLTVLIAIALCSVLTGIVLYAIGSSKRSRSLQFLPYPVVGGFLAGTGFLLLAGAFRVLTGETPHWQNLALLTHLSWLAWVPALFVGALTTVLMTVPTPGRQHIAALPLVLVCGIALFYVLLALAGLSIDDARNMGLLMPRVRLHLIPHFELPSSFARGAIDWPAITAHLPETLVVTSASAITILMNSTAIGAATGENVDLNREMRAAGLANIASGLLGGMVGYQSYNRSMLNSRAGATSRLAAVFAAVACLVALAALPDLVALFPVPVLVGLQLFMGLRLLLHWLVGAYARLNWYEYALVPGILAVIAFYGVIAGVVAGIVAACVMFALLYGRVSCVRSEFDAATRTSTVERSIEATTRLRERGAQLCGMCLQGFLFFGTANSLLQRVRERLDTHGALPVRYVVLDFAATNGMDASVSIAFVKLRQLCASSGADLVLTSLPARSRSLLTRSGTLNLRIHEFATLDAGLEWIEDQLLESGASTHDADDQDFYVTLKAHFTAPALEKLSACLEVRDLDAGQPLFLRGEPGDALYIVERGRVAVSLPLPDGRLVRLRSFGPGTVVGEMAVYMQTPRSADVIAEAPTRVRRLALPTLLALEREDPVAAQQFHRFLIKSIAARLAVANEALRAAY